The Helicobacter canis genomic sequence CCACGCCCTATACCACGCTACGCTCTTTTGTATCGCTTCTGTGGCATTCCATAGCGGGCTAAACCCTAGCAGGCTGCTAGCCTTGCTAGAGTCTAGTGCTAGCAGCCCACTCTCGTGCAAGCTAGAGTCTAGCTCGATCGTGTAGGCGATCTGCTCCCACTCCTGCTGCGCTAGCTCTAGCACTTGACTCACGCGCAAGATCTGCCCCCCACTAGGTCCAAAGTTGAAGCTACTAGCGCATTCTACTCGCCCTGCTAGCAGAGCCTGTGCTAGCAGCAAGTAGCCCTGCAAGCTCTCGCACACAAACTGCCACGGGCGCGTGGAGCTAGGATACCTAATGCTAGCAGGCTCGCGGCTTATCGCTGCTCGCACGAGATCTGGCAGCAGCCTATCGCAGCTGAAGTCCCCTCCGCCTATCACATTGCCAGCCCTTGCCGTGGCGATTAGCACGCTATGCTTCTTGCCATAGTCATCAAGGCTAAAAAAGCTCCGCCGCATAGAGTCTGTGATGATCTCCGCGCACGCCTTAGACGCGCTGTAAGGATCATAGCCGCCAAGTGAGTCGCACTCTCTGTATCCATAGAGCCACTCTTTGTTGTCATAGACTTTATCGGTGGTTACGATCACTACTGCACGCAAGGATTCTAGCTTGCGGCAGGCGTTTAGGAGATTTGCCACGCCTAGGGCGTTTGTGTGGAAAGTCTCAAGCGGGTCTTTGTAGCTCTGCCTTACAAGCGGCTGGGCTGCTAGGTGGAGCACCACTTTAGGCTTGGCTTCTTGCAGGGCGGACTCTAGCGCGGCGTAGTCGCTGATGTCTGCTAGCCACTCTTTGGCAAAGAGCTTTTGCGCACCGCTTAGGGCGTAGTGGCTAGGCTCTTGCGGGGGCAGGGAGTAGCCATAGAGCCTAGCTCCTAAGCGTGAGAGCCATAGAGCTAGCCACGAGCCTTTGAAGCCGGTATGCCCCGTTATCAAAACCCTTTTACCGCGGTAAGCTTCATCAAACATTGCGATCACCATACCGCCCAAGGTGCGCTGCCACTAAGCCACATTTGTGTCAGGTCATTTTTGTCTTTCAAAGTGTCCATACACTTCCAAAAGCCGCTATGCTGGTAGGTATAGAGCTGCCCATCTTTGGCTAGATTTTTCAAAGGCTCTTGCTCCAAAATCGTCATATCCCCAAGCCCTGCACGCTCTATATACTCAAGCACCCTAGCCTCACAGATGAAAAACCCCCCATTGATCCAGCCGCTTTGCTGCGCGCTAGCATCGCCTCTGGGCTTTTCTACGAAAGTCTTTACCGCATTGGTGCTAGGCTCTATCTCTAGCGCGCCAAATCGCCCCTCTGGCAGCACAGAAGTCATACTCATAGCACCCTTGTGCGATCTGTGGAAGTCTAAAAGGGCGTGGAGGTTTATATCGCTCAAGCCATCGCCATAAGTGAGCATAAAGCTTTCATCATTGATATAGGGCTTGGCGTGCAAGATCCTGCCGCCGGTTTGTGAGTCTTGCCCGGTGTAGAGGAGCGTTACACGCCAAGGCTCGTGGCGATTGGCGTGGATCTGCAAGGAGTTGTCCGCTAGGTCTATGGTAATGTCGCTGTAATGTGTGTAGTAGTTTAGGAAATACTCCTTGATGATATGCCCCTTATAGCCTGTAAGGATAATAAAATCGCTAAAGCCATAGTGCGCATAAATCTTCATAATATGCCACAAAATCGGTCGCCCGCCGATCTCTACCATAGGCTTTGGCTTAAGCCCTGTCTCTTCGGCTAGGCGTGTGCCAAGACCGCCGGCTAGGATAAGGACTTTCATAGGGGGAGCCTTTGGGGTTTGGGTTTGGGCGTTGGCTTTTGCTTGGTGGATTCGGCTTTTCTAAAGAAACCTGCTTCGGCTTCGCCTTGCACCGCTGCCGCTGGTTTTGGGCTAGAATCGGCGATTTCTGCGCGCGTGCTGCAGTTACATACGCCAAGTATGCGCCTTTGCACGCGCTTGAAAAGCCCCGATTCTATCTCCAAAATCCTAGAATCCTTTGCAGGCGTTTTTAGATTTTGTGCCTCACTCTTAGAATCCTTTGGCTGCTTGCTTACATTTGTGGCTTGCTTGCTAGAATCCACTTTTGCGCCTTTGTGGATTGCCACGCCGCTATCGCGGCTCGCAATGACGGAAAAATGGGCATTAGGGCTAGAATCCACTTTTTGTAATTCTGCGTTTGTATCAAAACAAGGGACACCGCTTAGGTTGCGCCGATGTTTCTTTAGAAAAATCCTGCCGCCTGTGGTGTGGCTATCAAACACGCTTTGAGCGGTTTTGTCAAAAATCCCAGAATCCTTTGCAGGCGTTTTTAGATTTTGTGCTTCACTCCTAGAATCCACTTTTTTGCTAGCGGCGTTTTTCTTGTCATTGCGAGCAAGCGCGGTAGCGATTGCGTGGCAATCCATACATTCTGCGCTAGCAGAATAGTCTTTACTAGAATCCACTTTTTTTGCGGTAGTAAAATTAGCGGCGTTACTAGAATCCGCTTTTGCGGATTTGTGGATCGCCACGACTTGCTGTCGCAAGTCTCGCGATGACAGAGAATGAGCGTGGCTCTTAGAATCGTGGCTTTGTGAAAAAGTGGATTCTAGTGTAGAGTCGCTCGAGGTAGATTTACTAAAGAAACTGCGCCTGCGCCTTGTTTTGTGATTTTGACTATCGATATAGGATTCTAGAGTTTCTCTATTTTGTGCTTTCTTAGAATCCGCTTGCGCGGATATGGATTGCCGCGCTTTGTCTTGCGCCAAAGCTCGCAATGACAGGTCTTTAGATTCTAATGCGATATAGGATTCTAAGATTTTAGGACTAGAATCCGCTTTTGGAAACGCCAAAAATGTAAGCGAGCCTGCAAAGGATTCTAGGATTGTGGAGATAGAATCGTGGTTTTGTGAGCTTTTTAGCGCAAAGTTGCTCGCGGTTGGATTTGGGTGATAAAAATGGGGCTTTGCAAGCGCGTGCAAGGGCGCATACTTGGCGTATGTAACCGCAGCACGCGCGCCGCAATCGCCATTTTTAGCCGGAAAGCCTACGCGTTCAAGTGTTCCCCCCCCCCCCCCGTTTCTAACAGAGTTTTTTATACCAACATCCACCAAACACACCTTCACACACCTTAGACCTAAAAGTAATAAGCGTGGATTCTAGCACAATATGTTTAAAATATGTTTTAAGGCTTGTGCGTGTCTATGAAGTCGCCACCCTTACTGCTACTCTTGCGCAGGGAGTTGCCCACGACAAGCAAAGAGGACAGACTCATACTAAGGGCTGCGACAAGCGGGATCACAAAGCCGCATAAAGCTAGCGGGATCAATAGGGCATTGTAGGCTAGGCTTATGGCGAGATTTTGATAAATCCTAGTATAAGTCTCCCTAGCGATTACAAAGCCTGCTTGCAAGCTCACTAGACTATCATCTAGCACGATCACATCACTTTGGGCGATAGCTATATCACTCCCAGCCCCCATAGAGACCCCCACATCGGCAGTCTTTAGGGCTACAATGTCATTAAGCCCATCGCCTATCATCACCACGCTAGGATCTTTGCGCCAGAGTCCCTTGCCCCTAGGCGTGCTTAAGGCTTCTTGCAGATCCTGTATATACTGCGCCTTTTGGTCTGGGAGCAGTCCGCTATGAAACTCCCTAATCCCAAGCGAGCTTGCCACAGCCTCCACCGCGCCCGCCCTATCGCCACTAAGCAGCACGACTTGCTTGCCACTGCTTTGTAGGTATGCTACAAGCTCTTTCGCCCCATCTTTTGCCTCATCGCTTATGTAGCAAATGAGCTTAAGGGCTTTGTTTGTAGCGTAGGCGAAGATGCTCATAGAGTCTAAAGGCATTGGCTTTTGGGATTCGGCTTTGCGCGATAAACCTTTGATTGCTGCGCCGCGCTTCGTCGATAGACGCTCGAGTCTTATCTCCTTGCGCGGCTTGCAAAGCAAAGGTTTCTCATCGCAAATCCTAGAATCCTTTGGCTGCTTGCTTACATTTTTGGCATTTTCCCTAGAATCCGCTTTTTGTAATGTTTGTATGTTTTGTGCGTTTTTATCAAAAGTGGATTCTAGGTTTTGTGTCTTTGTTTGTGTGGATTGCCGCGCCGACAAGTCGGCTCGCAATGACGAGGGGGTGGATTTTTCACACTCGCCCTGATTCTCTTTCTCTAGGATTCTAGGAGCTCTAAAGAAACCTGCTGCGGCTTCGCCTTGCACCGCTGTCGCTTGTTTTCTAAAGAAGCTTCGCTTTGCGGTGGGGCTTTCAAAAGTGGATTTTAGGGCGGTAGTTTTGATTTCAGCTTGTTTTGTAAAGCTGCCTTGGGATTCTAGGATTTGCGATGAGAAAGCAGGGTTGTGTAGTGGCGAGCAAGGAGATAAGACTGGAGCGTCTATCGACGCTGCGAGCCACAAACTCCCTGCTTTATCGCGCAAAGCCGAATCCCCCCCAAAATCTGCGGAATGCCTACCCAAAACAAGCGAAGCGGTCGGCGATAGCCGATGTTTCTTTAGTAAAGCCGAATCCATAACGCCATTTTCTAGCAAAAACTCTACACTCCCGCCTACCACCTCCACCTCCCCCCATTTCGCCCTTATCCCCCTAGAATCCACCTGCACCACCGCGCCTAGCTCCACCGCTCCACTTGGGCGGAAGCACTCTGCCACTGCCGCAGAAATAGGGTGAGAAGAGCACCGCACAAAATGCGCTAGCACGCTCTCATCAAACTCCCCAAATCGCTCCATATACTGCACCTTTGGGCTGCCCTTTGTGAGCGTGCCTGTCTTGTCAAAGACCACCGCCTTTGCTTGTGCTAGCACTTCTAAAAATCGCGCTTCTTTAAACACCAGCCCCGCCTTATACGCACGCGAGATCCCCACCACACTAGCAATGGGTGTAGCAAGCGCAAGTGCGCAAGGGCAGGCGATCACAATCACAGAAATTGTGATGATCAACGCCTGATCCACCCCAGAATCCACCCACCAATACACAAACCCACCCAGCGCGATAAGCAGCACAAAGCGGGAGAAATACTTCGCCAAGCGATTTGCCAGCTCCTGCACCCTAGGAGTGGAGCTTAGGCTCTCTTCTAGGAGCGTGATAATCCTACTCATCGTAGAATCCACATATCGCTTGCGCACTTCATAGACAAGCGATTTTTCTAGCACGATACTTCCAGATAGCAGCTCTTGCCCGCTCTTTTTACTCACAGGCAAGCTCTCCCCAGAGAGTGAGCGCATATCTAGTAGCACATCACTGCAAGCCACCCCATCGCACGGCAGCATTTCCCCCACAGCGATATGCACCCGCTCCCCTATGCGCAAATCTTTCACATCGCAGACTTGCAAGCTCCCATCGCGCTCCACTTTAGCCATATTTGGCAAGATCGTATGCAGGCTATCAAGGCTATCGCCAGCGACCCTCCTAGCGCGCATTTCTAAAAACTTCCCACTAAAGACAAAGAGAATAATCATCGCCACTGATTCAAAGTAGCTCTCCCCACTGCGCGTAATGCTCGCATAAATCGAGTAGATAAATGTCAAGCTAGCCCCAAAAGCTACTAAAAAGTCCATACCGACATAGCCAAGCTTAAGCCCATAATACGCCCCGGAGAAAAATACCCGCCCTGTGAAAAACAGCACCGGAGCAGCAAGCAAACAGGCGATGAGATTTAGCACATCTTTCATCAAAGGCTGCATACCATAGAAATACCCCACATACTGCGCGATAGCCACCATCATAATGCTCATCGTGCAAAACACCCCCACCACAAAGGAGATAAAAAAGCTTCTTTGTGCTTTTGCTAGCTGCTCTTCTTGGGATTTGGGGTCATAGATATGCGCGCTATAGCCGATAGACTCTATAAGCTTAAAGATAGCAGATAGGCTGATTTGCGTGCTATCAAAGAGGATTTTTGCTTTGTTGTTTGTGTAGTTGATATGCGCCTTTTTAATGCCCTTTTGCAGGCTTAGGATATGCTCATTAAGCCATACACACGCCGCGCAGTGAATGCCCTCTATCACAAGACTTACTTCATTGAGTGTGCCTAGCTTTTTTGTGTGCTGCTGCAAGAAGCTAGGCTCATCAAGGTAGCGTAAATCTATGCTTTTTTTCTCTAAAGGTGTGAGCGTCACCTCGCCCAATCGCTCATAGAATCCACTAAAGCCACTTTTTTGCAGTAGCTTATACACGCTCTCACAGCCATTGCAGCAGAAATACACATCATTGCCACAAGAGTCTTTGGCGTGTGTGAGCTGGGAGAGTGGGAAGCTACGCTGGCAGTGCGAGCATTTGCAAGAAGTGGGAGCGGTGGGGGCTTGGTCTTGCACGCTAGAGCACCATAACTGCTAGCAGAGCGCATTCACACAGAGTTGTTTTGGTGCTAGGGGCGTGATATGTGCCTTTGCCCCCGCCCTTGCCTATGCGCTTATCATCGCGCCTAGAAGCTAGGAGGAATGAGAGGAAAAACCCAAGCATACCCCCGCAAATCACTTGGGCTATCGTGTGTCTTTTAGCATCAATCCTAGAGATCCCAACCACACTTGCGATCGCCAAGGCTGGCAGCCCCAAGCGCAGCCCATACCGCTTCTGCAAAAACCCTACCGCTGCAAAGGCTGAAGCCGTATGCCCACTAGGGAAGCCCTCGAAATTCTCACCATCTGGGCGTTTGGAGAGAGCTTGTATCCTAGGGCTAGAGGGTGCTAGAAAATGCAGGGCATACTTCACTGCATAAGTGCTAGCCACCACTGCTACAAAGCCCACAGCCTGCTGCCTAGCCCCCACAAAATCGCGTAAAAAAATCGCATACACCAAGCTTGCCGCTGGCAAAAACTGCGCCACATCGCCAAACTTGCGCAAGCTGCTAGAATGCGTAGAGTTTGTAGCAATATTTTGCATTTCAATATCTTGCCTCTTTTGCTCAACCTCGCTATATGCTAGGCTTACAACTAGCACAATAAACAACAATGCCTTCATAGAAATCCTTAAGGTAAATTCTGCGCATTGTAGCGCATATCAAGGGGCTTGCGCAATCTCTTAGCGTAAAGTGGCTACATCGATTTGCTCTAGGATCTGGACTACACGCAAGGTGTGGCTGGCTAATTCTTGGCATATTTGTCCTTGTGTGATTTGGGCGTAAAAATGGGCGATGGAAGAGATAAGTGGCGGAGTGGTGGGGAGTTTAGCTTGGCTTGATTCTGGCGTTGGCTTTTGCTTGGTGGATTCGGCTTTTCTAAAGAAACCTGCTTCGGCTTCGCCTTGCACCGCTGCCGCTGGTTTTGGGCTAGAATCGGCGATTTCTGCGCGCGTGCTGCAGTTACATACGCCAAGTATGCGCCTTTGCACGCGCTTGAAAAGCCCCGATTCTATCTCCAAAATCCTAGAATCCTTTGGCTGCTTGCTAGAATCCGCTTTTTGTAATTCTGCGTTTGTATCAACAATCCTGCCGCCTGCGGCGTGGCTATCAAACACGCTTTGGGCGGTTTTGTCAAAAATCCTAGAATCCTGCGGCTGCTTGCTAGAGTCCACTTTTGCGCCTTTGTGGATTGCCACGCCGCTATCGCGGCTCGCAATGACGGAAAAATGGGCGTTAGGGCTAGAATCCTTTTTTTGTAATTTTGCGTTTTTATCAAAAGTGGATTCTAGGATTTGTGTCTTTGTTTGTGTGGATTGCCACGCCGACAAGTCGGCTCGCAATGACGATAAAAAAGCTTCATTACTAGAATCCACTTTTTGATTTGCGGCGGATTTTTCACACCCAGCCCCTTTTTCTTCTTCAAGGATTCTAGGAGCTCTAAAGAAACCTGTTTGCGTGCCCCCGCCTTGCACCGCTGTCGCTTGTTTTCTAAAGAAGCTTCGCTTTGCGGTGGGGCTTTCAAAAGTGGATTCTAGGATTTGCGATGAGAAAGCAGGGTTGTGCAGTGGCGAGCAAGGAGATAAGACTTGGGTGTCTATCGACGAAGCGAGCCACAAACTCCCTGCTTTATCGCGCAAAGCCGAATCCTCCCCAAACAAAGCCGAATCCATAGCAAACATAGCGAGTTTAGGATCTGCCACCTCGTCATACACCACCCCTCTCCCACTCCTCCCCACGATCACCATTTCACGCACCTTTGTAGGCGAGAGCCAAGAGGTATGGATCGCAATAGTCGTGCGCGTATCCACCAAGCCTATGTCCGCCACAGCGCGATAGCCGCCTGCTTCCACCACCCTAGCAGAGGGCTTCATCTGCTCTAGCACGCCCGCCCCTAGCACATAGTCCAAAATCGCTATATCGTGCAAGGCAAGATCCCACACCACGCTTACTTCTTTTTGCAATCGCCCCAAGCTCTCACGCCGTGCGTGGATAGAGCAGATCTCGCCTAGCTCGTGGATATGCGCCTTTAGCCACTGCACCGCTGGCGCATACAAAAAGATATGATCGCAATGCACCACCACACCCTGCCTAGCTGCTAGCTCATAGAGCAAGGCGCACTCTTTAGAGCTTAGAGCTAGGGGCTTTTCGACAAAGATGTGCTTTTTTGCTTCTAGGGCGGCTTTAGCTAGGGCAAAATGGCTAGCCGGGGGCGTGATGATAAACACCGCTTGTATCTGCCTATCTGCTAGCAAGGCTTCAAAGCTAGGATAGATATGCACGCTCGGGCAAGATTCTCGCGCCTTTTGCGCATTATCTAAATGGCTATCATACACACCTACAAGCTCAAACTCCGCGCTGTGTAGCACGCCTTTGCCATAAGGCTCTAGCACGCCTAAATCCCGCGACTCTTGCGGCTTACACAAAGCACTTAGCACCTTTTCCCCCCAATATCCACACCCCACAAGCGCGCATTTCATCGCTATAACTTCCTAAGCGCACTACCTAGGAGCATTGTGTCCTTTGCCTGTGTGATTTGCACTTCATATAGCCCGGGCGCAAGCCCACTAGAATCCACTTGCGCCTCTAGGCTAGGATCTAGCTCGTTTATCAAAATCTCCCCATCAATCTCTAGCCCCCACCTATGATCTCGCGCGCTGTAAAAATACTCGCTTACCGCACTTTTAGACTCTATAAATGCCTGCACTGTCGCACCTTGCAGGGCTTTGGCACGCTCTTTTGCCTGCTTTGCTAAAAGCTTTTGCAAGATCTTTAGCCTAGCATTGGTGATCTTCGTGGGGACTATGCCGCTCATCGTATGCGCTAGCGTGCCTTCTTCACTAGAAAACGCAAAGAGATTGACACAATCAAACACCCCTTCTTCTAAAAACTCTTGCAACTGCGCAAACTCCCCCTCACTCTCGCCCGGATGCCCTATGATAAAGGTGCTGCGCAAAAAGGCATTGGGTGCTTCTTTCATAAGTCTTAGTAGCTCTCTAGCTTGCGTGCTTGTGTGGTTGCGGCGCATTCGTTTTAGCATATCATCTGCGATATGCTGCAAGGGCATATCAAAGTAGTTTTGCACGATGGGCGAGCTAATCATCGCTTCGATGAGCTTGGGGCTTGTGGTGGTGGGGTAGAGATAGTGGATTCTAGCATTTTGGGCGATATTTTGCGTATCTAGGGCTTTTATGAGCTGGATTAGCCCGTCTGTTTGCCCTTGATCGCGCAAGTAGGAGCTAGAATCTTGGGCGATGAAGCTAAAATCCACAAAGCCCTGCTTGGCTAGGCTCTCCACCTCGCGTAAAATAGAGGCGATAGGGCGGGATTGGAGCTTGCCTTTAAAGCTTGGGATCGCGCAAAAGGAGCAGAGCTGATTGCAGCCTTCAGAGAGCTTGATATAGGCGTGTAGGCGGGAGTTTGCGATGACTCGCTTATGTGTTTCATCTGCTAAAAAGACTTTGTCCTTACTAGAGGCGATCCTGCTAGCTTGCGCCGCACTCTTAGGGCTTGTAGCAAAGGTATTAGGAGCAGCAAAAAAGCGCGGAAGGCTAAAGCCCTTTTGCTCTAAAAGCGTGTCGATTTTAGCGTAATCGCGCACGCCGATGATTAAGTCAATCTCTGGGATTTCTTGCTCTAGCTCTGTGGCATATCGCTCGCTTAGGCAGCCGCTTACCACAAGTAGCGCGCCCTTTTTACGCGCATTTGCCGCTTCTAGGATCGTTTGGATACTCTCTTGCTTTGCTGCTTGGATAAAGCCACAAGTATTGATGATAATCACATCTGCCCTAGCTATATCATCGCTTATTTCACACGCTCCAAGCCGCCCTAGCATAACCTCGCTATCGACAAGGTTTTTCGTGCAGCCAAGCGAGATTAGATGAAGTAAGGGGCGCATTATAGGGCTTTTTGCGCTTGTAGAGAGGCAAAAAAGCTTGCATTGCCTACGCCATCAAAGCTGCGTAGCCCAAGCGTATCTAGGCTTAGCTCTAGTGCGTTTATCACATAGCTTGCTTCATAGATATGGATAAGCCCCATATGATTGATACGGAAAATGCTATCTTTGATATGGTCTTGCCCAGCGGCGACATTCACGCCTAGGGCTTTCATACTTGCGCGGATTTCTGCGGCTTTTGCGTGGGCTATGGCACTCATCGCTAGGGCAGGGGATTTGGGATAGAGAGATAAGCCTAGCGCGGCTATGGCTTCACGCGTGGCTAGGGCTAGGGCTTTTGTGTGGGTATATGCTTTGGCAAAGCCCTGCTGCAATAGCGCAGGGTCTAGCTCTTGTGCAAAAGTGGATTCTAGGGCGGAGTCTAAATTGGAGCTAGCTAGGGCTTGGACTATTTCAAAATACCGCACAAGCCCGGTGATAAGTGTGGTCGGCGCGGTCCAAGCGGTGGTGTTTTTGCGCTGGTTTTTTCGCTCTGTAAGGAAGTGAAAGTAGAGCCCGCCTCTGTGTGTGGGGCGATTTTCTAACGCCTCTAATGCTCTTTGTGAAAGCCCCACGATACTCATACCCGGTGGGAGCATAAATGCCTTTTGACTTCCGCCGATTAGGACATCAATATGCGTAGTATCAAGTGGCTCAACGCCCATAGCCGTAATGGCATCAGCGATGATGATAATATCCTGCCTATATGTCTTCACTTCACGCGCGATTTGCTCCAAAGGCAGCCGCAGCCCCCCAGCAGACTCACACACTTGCAGGGCTAGAGTATCAATGCTAGGATCGCTCTGCAAAGCTTCTAGCACTTCTTGCACGCTTATGGGCGTGTCCCACTCTGTGGCAAGCTCGGTGTGGGGGAGGTTGTTTGCTAGCGCGATCTTGCCCCACCTTTGCCCAAACTTCCCGCAGCTAATGCTAAGGAGCTTGCTATGGCAAAATTGCAGCACACTTGCTTCCATAG encodes the following:
- the rfbG gene encoding CDP-glucose 4,6-dehydratase: MFDEAYRGKRVLITGHTGFKGSWLALWLSRLGARLYGYSLPPQEPSHYALSGAQKLFAKEWLADISDYAALESALQEAKPKVVLHLAAQPLVRQSYKDPLETFHTNALGVANLLNACRKLESLRAVVIVTTDKVYDNKEWLYGYRECDSLGGYDPYSASKACAEIITDSMRRSFFSLDDYGKKHSVLIATARAGNVIGGGDFSCDRLLPDLVRAAISREPASIRYPSSTRPWQFVCESLQGYLLLAQALLAGRVECASSFNFGPSGGQILRVSQVLELAQQEWEQIAYTIELDSSLHESGLLALDSSKASSLLGFSPLWNATEAIQKSVAWYRAWSETSTILSQEQLGEYMEQL
- the rfbF gene encoding glucose-1-phosphate cytidylyltransferase; translated protein: MKVLILAGGLGTRLAEETGLKPKPMVEIGGRPILWHIMKIYAHYGFSDFIILTGYKGHIIKEYFLNYYTHYSDITIDLADNSLQIHANRHEPWRVTLLYTGQDSQTGGRILHAKPYINDESFMLTYGDGLSDINLHALLDFHRSHKGAMSMTSVLPEGRFGALEIEPSTNAVKTFVEKPRGDASAQQSGWINGGFFICEARVLEYIERAGLGDMTILEQEPLKNLAKDGQLYTYQHSGFWKCMDTLKDKNDLTQMWLSGSAPWAVW
- a CDS encoding heavy metal translocating P-type ATPase, with amino-acid sequence MQDQAPTAPTSCKCSHCQRSFPLSQLTHAKDSCGNDVYFCCNGCESVYKLLQKSGFSGFYERLGEVTLTPLEKKSIDLRYLDEPSFLQQHTKKLGTLNEVSLVIEGIHCAACVWLNEHILSLQKGIKKAHINYTNNKAKILFDSTQISLSAIFKLIESIGYSAHIYDPKSQEEQLAKAQRSFFISFVVGVFCTMSIMMVAIAQYVGYFYGMQPLMKDVLNLIACLLAAPVLFFTGRVFFSGAYYGLKLGYVGMDFLVAFGASLTFIYSIYASITRSGESYFESVAMIILFVFSGKFLEMRARRVAGDSLDSLHTILPNMAKVERDGSLQVCDVKDLRIGERVHIAVGEMLPCDGVACSDVLLDMRSLSGESLPVSKKSGQELLSGSIVLEKSLVYEVRKRYVDSTMSRIITLLEESLSSTPRVQELANRLAKYFSRFVLLIALGGFVYWWVDSGVDQALIITISVIVIACPCALALATPIASVVGISRAYKAGLVFKEARFLEVLAQAKAVVFDKTGTLTKGSPKVQYMERFGEFDESVLAHFVRCSSHPISAAVAECFRPSGAVELGAVVQVDSRGIRAKWGEVEVVGGSVEFLLENGVMDSALLKKHRLSPTASLVLGRHSADFGGDSALRDKAGSLWLAASIDAPVLSPCSPLHNPAFSSQILESQGSFTKQAEIKTTALKSTFESPTAKRSFFRKQATAVQGEAAAGFFRAPRILEKENQGECEKSTPSSLRADLSARQSTQTKTQNLESTFDKNAQNIQTLQKADSRENAKNVSKQPKDSRICDEKPLLCKPRKEIRLERLSTKRGAAIKGLSRKAESQKPMPLDSMSIFAYATNKALKLICYISDEAKDGAKELVAYLQSSGKQVVLLSGDRAGAVEAVASSLGIREFHSGLLPDQKAQYIQDLQEALSTPRGKGLWRKDPSVVMIGDGLNDIVALKTADVGVSMGAGSDIAIAQSDVIVLDDSLVSLQAGFVIARETYTRIYQNLAISLAYNALLIPLALCGFVIPLVAALSMSLSSLLVVGNSLRKSSSKGGDFIDTHKP
- a CDS encoding phosphatase PAP2 family protein; the encoded protein is MKALLFIVLVVSLAYSEVEQKRQDIEMQNIATNSTHSSSLRKFGDVAQFLPAASLVYAIFLRDFVGARQQAVGFVAVVASTYAVKYALHFLAPSSPRIQALSKRPDGENFEGFPSGHTASAFAAVGFLQKRYGLRLGLPALAIASVVGISRIDAKRHTIAQVICGGMLGFFLSFLLASRRDDKRIGKGGGKGTYHAPSTKTTLCECALLAVMVL
- a CDS encoding Gfo/Idh/MocA family protein gives rise to the protein MKCALVGCGYWGEKVLSALCKPQESRDLGVLEPYGKGVLHSAEFELVGVYDSHLDNAQKARESCPSVHIYPSFEALLADRQIQAVFIITPPASHFALAKAALEAKKHIFVEKPLALSSKECALLYELAARQGVVVHCDHIFLYAPAVQWLKAHIHELGEICSIHARRESLGRLQKEVSVVWDLALHDIAILDYVLGAGVLEQMKPSARVVEAGGYRAVADIGLVDTRTTIAIHTSWLSPTKVREMVIVGRSGRGVVYDEVADPKLAMFAMDSALFGEDSALRDKAGSLWLASSIDTQVLSPCSPLHNPAFSSQILESTFESPTAKRSFFRKQATAVQGGGTQTGFFRAPRILEEEKGAGCEKSAANQKVDSSNEAFLSSLRADLSAWQSTQTKTQILESTFDKNAKLQKKDSSPNAHFSVIASRDSGVAIHKGAKVDSSKQPQDSRIFDKTAQSVFDSHAAGGRIVDTNAELQKADSSKQPKDSRILEIESGLFKRVQRRILGVCNCSTRAEIADSSPKPAAAVQGEAEAGFFRKAESTKQKPTPESSQAKLPTTPPLISSIAHFYAQITQGQICQELASHTLRVVQILEQIDVATLR
- the rimO gene encoding 30S ribosomal protein S12 methylthiotransferase RimO produces the protein MRPLLHLISLGCTKNLVDSEVMLGRLGACEISDDIARADVIIINTCGFIQAAKQESIQTILEAANARKKGALLVVSGCLSERYATELEQEIPEIDLIIGVRDYAKIDTLLEQKGFSLPRFFAAPNTFATSPKSAAQASRIASSKDKVFLADETHKRVIANSRLHAYIKLSEGCNQLCSFCAIPSFKGKLQSRPIASILREVESLAKQGFVDFSFIAQDSSSYLRDQGQTDGLIQLIKALDTQNIAQNARIHYLYPTTTSPKLIEAMISSPIVQNYFDMPLQHIADDMLKRMRRNHTSTQARELLRLMKEAPNAFLRSTFIIGHPGESEGEFAQLQEFLEEGVFDCVNLFAFSSEEGTLAHTMSGIVPTKITNARLKILQKLLAKQAKERAKALQGATVQAFIESKSAVSEYFYSARDHRWGLEIDGEILINELDPSLEAQVDSSGLAPGLYEVQITQAKDTMLLGSALRKL
- a CDS encoding alanine--glyoxylate aminotransferase family protein, which codes for MLLFTPGPTPTPESIRHAMATPTLHHRTKEFESIFAKARLGLQAMLNMEEVLLLASSGTGAMEASVLQFCHSKLLSISCGKFGQRWGKIALANNLPHTELATEWDTPISVQEVLEALQSDPSIDTLALQVCESAGGLRLPLEQIAREVKTYRQDIIIIADAITAMGVEPLDTTHIDVLIGGSQKAFMLPPGMSIVGLSQRALEALENRPTHRGGLYFHFLTERKNQRKNTTAWTAPTTLITGLVRYFEIVQALASSNLDSALESTFAQELDPALLQQGFAKAYTHTKALALATREAIAALGLSLYPKSPALAMSAIAHAKAAEIRASMKALGVNVAAGQDHIKDSIFRINHMGLIHIYEASYVINALELSLDTLGLRSFDGVGNASFFASLQAQKAL